One Hominilimicola fabiformis DNA window includes the following coding sequences:
- a CDS encoding HIRAN domain-containing protein: MKNIHAIRRIVATMANRLKKMGLTLSAAFKKAWELIKGNTIESKIAGVTKGNRQKALARIAAAYRPNQVRVWLERDKANLHDNNAIAVMISVNRSVAYKIGYIPRNLAYVISAGISLKTVFKEVRGHYTRFMNYGAVITLQLS; this comes from the coding sequence ATGAAGAACATTCACGCAATCCGCCGCATAGTTGCAACTATGGCAAACCGATTGAAGAAAATGGGCTTAACACTTTCCGCCGCATTTAAAAAGGCTTGGGAACTGATAAAAGGCAACACCATTGAAAGCAAGATTGCCGGAGTAACCAAAGGGAACAGACAAAAGGCACTTGCACGCATTGCGGCGGCATACCGTCCTAATCAAGTAAGAGTATGGCTTGAACGTGACAAGGCAAATTTACACGATAACAACGCCATAGCCGTTATGATAAGTGTAAATAGGTCTGTCGCTTACAAAATAGGTTATATTCCCCGTAATCTTGCTTATGTCATATCAGCAGGTATCAGCCTTAAAACCGTCTTTAAAGAGGTCAGAGGGCATTACACCCGTTTTATGAATTACGGGGCAGTAATAACCTTGCAATTATCATAA